The following proteins are co-located in the Gordonia polyisoprenivorans genome:
- a CDS encoding DUF429 domain-containing protein, with product MTRTAGVDLAAAPASTAVAVIDWSAGIARLVELVTPAGDATIRALVAGSARVGIDSPFGWPEEFVDFVVAHHRGSTPTGSGLDAIDRRRPLAFRRTDRFLVEHGLGRPLSVSADQIAHVAFRCAGLLADLGVVDRVDGWAVEAYPAGALRHWGLRSRGYKRAGNRESLADLVSALQDAAGWLDLGDHYALMCRDDNAFDAVVTALIARAAQLGHTRLPDEADRSVALREGWIHVPDCSLDALRWSR from the coding sequence GTGACACGCACTGCCGGAGTCGATCTCGCGGCTGCACCGGCATCGACCGCGGTCGCGGTGATCGACTGGTCGGCAGGCATTGCGCGGCTGGTCGAGCTGGTGACCCCCGCTGGCGATGCGACGATCCGGGCCCTGGTGGCCGGGTCTGCGCGGGTGGGGATCGATTCGCCGTTCGGGTGGCCGGAGGAGTTCGTCGACTTCGTCGTCGCCCACCACCGAGGATCGACGCCGACCGGCAGCGGGCTCGACGCCATCGACCGCCGACGTCCCTTGGCATTTCGGCGCACCGACCGGTTTCTCGTCGAGCACGGACTGGGGCGACCGTTGAGCGTGTCCGCCGATCAGATCGCCCATGTCGCGTTCCGCTGCGCCGGGCTACTGGCCGACCTCGGCGTCGTCGATCGTGTGGACGGCTGGGCGGTGGAGGCGTATCCCGCAGGCGCTCTGCGGCATTGGGGCCTGCGATCCCGCGGCTACAAGCGGGCGGGTAACCGGGAGTCGCTGGCTGATCTCGTGTCGGCGCTGCAGGACGCGGCCGGGTGGCTCGACCTCGGCGATCATTACGCGCTCATGTGCCGTGACGACAACGCCTTCGACGCCGTCGTCACCGCACTCATCGCTCGAGCCGCGCAGCTGGGGCACACTCGTCTACCGGACGAGGCCGACAGGTCGGTGGCGCTGCGGGAGGGCTGGATTCACGTTCCCGACTGCTCGCTGGATGCGCTGCGCTGGTCGCGGTGA
- a CDS encoding TrpB-like pyridoxal phosphate-dependent enzyme, translating into MTTHVDATSPDLITVDVPTHWYNLAAELDEPIPPHLHPGTKEPVGPDDLAALFPAGLIAQEVSTEPYIEIPEPVREIYRMWRPSPLIRARRFEESLNTGARIYVKYEGVSPVGSHKTNSAVAQAYYNCVDGVRKLTTETGAGQWGSALAFAGAQFGIDVEVWQVRASYDSKPYRGYLMRTYGGTVHPSPSDLTDAGRAMLAKDPNTTGSLGMAVSEAVEVAATHDDTRYALGSVLNHVVLHQSVIGQEAVEQLAGVEPGGADVVFGCAGGGSNLAGLSFPFLREKLAGRSNPRIVAAEPAACPSITQGEYRYDHGDVAGLTPLLKMHTLGMDFVPDPIHAGGLRYHGMAPALSHTVELGLVQGIAIAQRKAFEAGVQFARTQGIVPAPESTHAIAAAAAHVADDPTEQVVVIGLSGHGQLDLPAYAEFLDGAMA; encoded by the coding sequence ATGACGACGCACGTGGACGCCACCAGCCCGGATCTGATCACCGTGGACGTGCCGACGCACTGGTACAACCTGGCAGCCGAGCTCGACGAGCCTATTCCGCCGCATCTACACCCGGGCACCAAGGAGCCGGTCGGTCCCGACGATCTCGCCGCGCTCTTCCCCGCGGGGTTGATCGCTCAAGAGGTATCGACCGAGCCCTACATCGAGATCCCCGAGCCGGTCCGGGAGATCTACCGGATGTGGCGGCCTTCGCCGCTGATCCGGGCGCGACGATTCGAGGAGTCGCTGAACACCGGTGCGCGGATCTACGTCAAGTACGAGGGCGTCAGCCCGGTCGGCAGTCACAAGACCAATTCGGCTGTCGCGCAGGCCTATTACAACTGCGTCGACGGAGTGCGCAAACTGACGACAGAAACCGGGGCGGGCCAGTGGGGTAGCGCGCTGGCCTTCGCCGGAGCGCAGTTCGGCATCGACGTCGAGGTGTGGCAGGTGCGCGCGTCCTACGATTCCAAGCCGTACCGCGGATATCTGATGCGGACCTACGGAGGGACGGTGCACCCGAGTCCGTCCGACCTCACCGATGCCGGCCGCGCGATGCTCGCCAAGGACCCGAACACCACCGGGAGCCTGGGGATGGCGGTCAGCGAGGCCGTCGAGGTCGCCGCGACTCACGACGACACCCGGTATGCGCTCGGTAGCGTCCTCAATCACGTTGTGCTCCACCAGAGTGTCATCGGCCAGGAGGCCGTCGAGCAGCTCGCCGGCGTCGAGCCGGGCGGCGCTGACGTCGTCTTCGGGTGCGCCGGAGGCGGATCGAACCTCGCCGGTCTCTCGTTCCCGTTCCTGCGGGAGAAGCTGGCCGGACGGTCGAATCCGCGGATCGTTGCCGCCGAACCCGCCGCCTGCCCGTCGATCACGCAGGGTGAGTACCGGTACGACCACGGTGACGTCGCCGGACTGACCCCGCTGCTCAAGATGCACACGCTCGGAATGGATTTCGTGCCGGACCCGATCCACGCCGGTGGCCTGCGCTACCACGGCATGGCGCCCGCGCTGAGCCACACCGTCGAACTCGGACTCGTGCAGGGCATCGCCATCGCCCAGCGCAAGGCCTTCGAGGCCGGTGTCCAGTTCGCGCGGACGCAGGGCATCGTGCCCGCGCCGGAGTCGACGCATGCCATCGCCGCAGCCGCGGCCCACGTCGCCGACGATCCCACCGAGCAGGTCGTCGTCATCGGATTGTCGGGCCACGGTCAGCTCGATCTGCCCGCCTACGCGGAGTTCCTCGACGGCGCGATGGCCTGA